One part of the Oncorhynchus kisutch isolate 150728-3 linkage group LG22, Okis_V2, whole genome shotgun sequence genome encodes these proteins:
- the LOC109867587 gene encoding NADH dehydrogenase [ubiquinone] 1 alpha subcomplex subunit 9, mitochondrial-like, translating into MAAAALVSRPASVLPRFSSSCSPVVLSAVPVTVQQRTVHHAVIPRGKGGRSSSSGVAATVFGATGFLGRYVVNRLGRMGSQIVIPHRCDQYDLMYLRPMGDLGQVIFMEWDARNKDSIRKALAHSNVVINLVGREWETKNYPFEDTYVSIPQQIAIATREAGITKLIHISHLNADIRSPSKYLRNKAVGETAVRDEFPDAIIMKPAEMFGREDRFFNHFANMRWFGKAVPLISMGKKTVKQPVHVVDVAKAIINAIKDPDANGKTYALVGPNRYLLHDLVEYVYAVAHRPFVPYPLPRPLYHLVARFFAMNPFEPWTTPDKVDRFHTTDMKYPGLPGLEDLGIIPASIEQKAIEVLRRHRRFRFLEAELADTKPAKTVNY; encoded by the exons GTTCCTGCTCCCCTGTGGTGCTATCAGCCGTCCCTGTGACAGTCCAGCAGAGAACGGTCCACCATGCTGTCATCCCCAGAGGGAAAGGGGGGCGCTCCTCCTCCAGTGGGGTAGCAGCCACAGTCTTCGGAGCCACCGGCTTCCTGGGAAGATATGTTGTCAACCGCCTGG GTCGTATGGGTTCTCAGATTGTGATTCCTCACCGGTGTGACCAGTATGACCTCATGTATCTCAGGCCCATGGGGGATCTAGGACAGGTCATCTTTATG GAGTGGGATGCCAGGAACAAGGATTCTATCAGAAAAGCATTGGCTCACTCCAATGTGGTCATCAACCTGGTGGGACGAGAGTGGGAAACCAA GAACTATCCCTTTGAGGACACCTACGTGAGCATCCCTCAGCAGATTGCCATAGCCACCCGGGAGGCAGGCATCACAAAGCTGATCCATATATCTCACCTCAACGCTGACATCCGCAGCCCCTCCAAATACCTTAGGAATAAG GCAGTAGGTGAGACGGCTGTGAGAGATGAATTCCCTGATGCCATCATCATGAAGCCTGCTGAGATGTTTGGAAGGGAGGACAGATTCTTCAACCATTTTGCCA ACATGCGCTGGTTTGGGAAAGCTGTGCCTCTCATCTCCATGGGGAAGAAGACGGTGAAGCAGCCTGTTCAT GTGGTAGATGTGGCCAAGGCTATCATCAACGCCATCAAGGACCCTGATGCCAATGGCAAGACATATGCACTAGTTGG ACCAAACCGTTATCTCCTTCATGACCTGGTGGAGTACGTGTATGCTGTGGCACACAGGCCCTTTGTGCCCTACCCTCTCCCACGCCCTCTCTATCA TCTTGTTGCACGTTTCTTTGCAATGAACCCATTCGAGCCTTGGACAACTCCTGACAAAGTAGATCGA TTCCATACCACAGATATGAAGTATCCAGGGCTTCCTGGCTTAGAGGACCTAGGCATTATCCCTGCCTCCATAGAGCAGAAAGCTATCGAGGTCCTGCGTCGCCATCGCCGCTTCCGCTTCTTGGAGGCTGAGTTGGCCGATACCAAGCCAGCCAAGACAGTCAACTATTGA